Proteins found in one Canis aureus isolate CA01 chromosome 19, VMU_Caureus_v.1.0, whole genome shotgun sequence genomic segment:
- the S1PR5 gene encoding sphingosine 1-phosphate receptor 5, which translates to MESGLLRPAPVSEVIVLHYNYTGKLRGARYQPGAGLRADAVVSLAVCALIVLENLAVLFVLARHPRFHAPMFLLLGSLTLSDLLAGAAYAANILLSGPLTLRLSPALWFAREGGVFVALAASVLSLLAIALERRLTMARRGPAPASRRGRTLALAGAAWGLSLFLGLLPALGWNCLGRLDSCSTVLPLYAKAYVLFCVLAFLGILATICALYGRIYCQVRANARRLRERPGASGGASTRARRPPRSLALLRTLSLVLLAFLMCWGPLFLLLLFDVACPARACPVLLQADPFLGLAMANSLLNPIIYTFTNRDLRHALVRLLCCGRRPCTREQDASQGSGSPAGASEGLNRWLPPGLDGSCRHLGRLSPQPDGLDTSGSTGGPGAPTASWTLVHAPAAD; encoded by the coding sequence ATGGAGTCGGGGCTGCTGCGGCCGGCGCCGGTGAGCGAGGTCATCGTCTTGCACTACAACTACACCGGCAAGCTGCGCGGCGCGCGCTACCAGCCTGGCGCGGGGCTGCGTGCGGACGCCGTCGTGTCCCTGGCCGTGTGCGCCCTCATCGTGCTCGAGAACCTGGCGGTGCTGTTCGTGCTTGCGCGCCACCCGCGCTTCCACGCGCCCATGTTCCTGCTCCTGGGCAGCCTTACGCTGTCCGACCTGCTGGCGGGCGCGGCCTACGCGGCCAACATCCTGCTGTCGGGGCCTCTCACGCTGCGCCTGTCGCCCGCGCTCTGGTTCGCCCGCGAAGGTGGCGTCTTCGTGGCGCTCGCCGCGTCCGTGCTGAGCCTCCTGGCCATCGCGCTGGAGCGCCGCCTCACCATGGCCCGCCGCGGACCCGCGCCCGCCTCCCGTCGGGGACGCACGCTGGCACTGGCGGGGGCCGCCTGGGGCCTGTCGCTGTTCCTCGGACTCCTGCCGGCGCTCGGCTGGAATTGTCTGGGCCGCCTGGACTCCTGCTCCACGGTCCTGCCGCTCTACGCCAAGGCCTACGTGCTCTTCTGCGTGCTCGCCTTCCTCGGCATCCTGGCCACCATCTGTGCGCTCTACGGGCGCATCTACTGCCAGGTGCGCGCCAACGCGCGGCGCCTGCGGGAGCGCCCCGGGGCCTCCGGGGGCGCCTCCACCcgggcccgccgcccgccgcgctcgCTGGCGCTGTTGCGCACGCTCAGCTTGGTGCTGCTGGCCTTCCTCATGTGTTGGGGccccctcttcctgctgctcttgTTCGACGTGGCGTGCCCGGCGCGCGCCTGCCCCGTGCTCTTGCAGGCCGACCCCTTCCTGGGCCTGGCCATGGCCAACTCGCTTCTGAACCCCATCATTTACACGTTCACCAACCGCGACCTGCGCCACGCTCTCGTGCGCCTCCTCTGTTGCGGCCGCCGCCCCTGCACCAGAGAGCAGGACGCCTCCCAGGGGTCCGGGAGCCCCGCGGGGGCTTCGGAAGGCCTCAACCGCTGGCTGCCCCCTGGCTTGGACGGCAGCTGCCGCCACTTGGGGCGCTTGTCCCCCCAGCCGGACGGGCTGGACACCAGCGGCTCCACCGGCGGCCCTGGTGCGCCCACAGCCTCCTGGACCCTGGTACACGCACCGGCTGCAGACTGA